GGGCGACGTGCCGAAGCCATCGACGGCCGCATCGATCGCCTGAGATAGAAAAATCCAACTTTCATCTTGCGCCACGAAATTCAGCAGCTACCTTCTCCCATCCAATCGCGGGATGGAGCAGTCTGGTAGCTCGTCAGGCTCATAACCTGAAGGTCGTAGGTTCAAATCCTACTCCCGCAACCACTTTTAAGGCCCTTGTAAGTCAAGCACTTACAAGGGCTTTTGGCTTCTTGATTTTCTCCGTTTTCGGCGACTGTGCCCGCATCTGTGCCGCAACCAAGGCCGGTGAGGCCCAGCGGACATAGCGTCAACTTTTTTGACGAATGGCCGCGTTGCAATTGATACCCGCACAGGCCTTTCAATCTTCGAGTCAGGCGGCGGAACCTTTTCCGAAGGCAACCACGTTTCCTGGAAATCCGATGCGCCGACTGGCGCGCAGGAAGTCACCAACCAATCCTCAGGAGAGATCTGCCGCGGTTATTTTCTCAATCACCGAGTTCCAGCGACGCTTCTTAAAGCTAATCTTTAAGCGGCCACCGCTAACTGTTTCCCAGAGGCAAATGATACCGGGTGCCTTTGAGTGCACCAGTTCGAGTAAGAACGCCCGCCTGCAGGAGAAAGTCAGTTTCCAAGGGATCCAGCTTCTTCTGGTCATAGCGAAACCGTGGCCAATCCTCCTGTTCCCAGTTCCATTTACGATGTGCCATGAGGGATATTTCTCTTCAGTATAACTCACAATACAGCACTCTCATGAGCTATATTCCCAGCCTTTATCGCTCACCCCGCGTCGGATCGCGATACGAAAGGATCAAGCCTCGGAGCAGCGGCCTATCCTTCGCTTCATATCTACCTTCCCTCGCTGGCACCTTAAGAAGGTGAACCCCCGGGGGGGTGCGTGCCTGATCTCATTTGAGCGCAAGTCAGCCCAAAAGCCGCAATACAAGACAAACTTCGTCTTGAGGTTCATGTCCCATTGAACCGCGAGGGCCCTTGCCGACTTTTCATCCGATCGAGACCGTGACGGCCGGACAAAATCCAAGGGGCGTTCGATTGTGCGCTCGAGTAAACGAGACTCCGTGATTCCAGTTCTCGTGTGGCGGGAAGCTGAATCTTTCCGAGCGAGCAACCCACATGCCGCAAATCCCGCCAGCCCGAGTTTTCCTGATATCCTGGCCCCTTCAGCCGGAATTTGCCGCATTCTCCCTCTGGCCCGCGCCAGACTTTTCCAGGGAACTCATCGCCTTTCCAGACGGCGCATCCAGCAACAGAGCCGTCAGCTCGTGGGCTTCCTGGCGGGATGGCGTGCGAATGATTTCCCTCCGCCCCCGGGCGGTGGCCACGTGCACGACCCACATCGGCGGCGAGAGCAGGCAACCCACGGCCCCGACCAATCCCGAGCTCAGGAGCAGAA
Above is a window of Chthoniobacterales bacterium DNA encoding:
- a CDS encoding DUF6232 family protein, encoding MASPIENRRPRVAEDGIVLGTEFIPRTEIYSASVIDRRRLPLLGFFSAGVAGAGWLVLSAGQQFPPFLLLSSGLVGAVGCLLSPPMWVVHVATARGRREIIRTPSRQEAHELTALLLDAPSGKAMSSLEKSGAGQRENAANSG